The genomic segment GCTGGTGACTCAGTCTTGGCTTCCTGTGCCCAAGGTGTCTAGGGATAGATCTCTGGGAAGTGTTAGTGCCATGAAGTGAGCAGGCTACAGACCTGTGGGAACTAGAGCTTTCTGCCcgtcttcatttttatttaatattcacaaacTTCTGTTCATCCTATTCTTGTCTTACAGTTTCTGAAAGAAGGACCAAAGGAATGCCAAGAACTCCCAGATGAAGAGGACCTCTCTAGATTTGTAACTGGGTCTACTAACCAAGTCTTAACTTCAGGAGGAAGTTTCAACTAATTATCAGGATAAGTCAAAACAGGCCTGTGACTGCCCTTTGAATACTGAAGGTGTCAACAAGCTTCTGGCTTCCCCAGGTCAAGTAGAAGTTGGGTTCCTTCTTTGttattcaaacacacacacacacacacacacacacacacacacagccacttcACCCTCCCTAATGAAAAACCTCAACAGATGGAGAGCCTAGGCTCCCCAGCCTGCTGGCTGGGAAGATGCACTTCACTCAAGGGTCAGTCAGCTGGCACAGGGAGAAGGGAGTAGCTGGTATAGGTAATCACTATATTTCAAAACTCTCTTCAGCAAGGTTAGCATCCTCTGGGGCCTGGGAAACCAATGTGGCTACTGTgtctctgatagggactgggctTGGGGCTGTACCAAGGGGAAAGTCCTCTACGTTCTCCCCCTCTCATTGGAAAGCCCGTACAAAGAAATGGTACAAACGGGTGGTTAGCAATGATTCCATCAGAGGCGGATTTTTCTCTGTCAGGTCCCTGGATGAAGTTGAGGTCTGAAAGCCAGAAGGTGGAGTATATATTTAATCACCCTTCCTTACTGCCTTCCCAGGGGCCAGGACTACCCTTCAGGCCTTTCCTCTTGCCACCTCGCCACCCCTCTGGCTAGCTCCATTGGATCTCCTCCCATCACTCCGGGCTGGGGCCTGCGTCTCTCCGGGTAGCCAGGGCACGCTCTGCCCGGAGCTCTTTTCCTCCCCTTTTGCCGTGGGCCGCCCCTGCTGCCTCACCTCTACCTTGCTTTATTTCTCGCTTGATTGAAAGGAACCGCTGCCACTCCCATCCGTGGGCGGGGGCTTGAGGCCCGCACCCTTTTCTTCTCGGCTCGGGGGGGATTCCCCCACAGCCTTCCCGATCACCTCCCCCAAAGCGGTCTCTGCAGGGAAAAGCCGAGCTGGTCTAGGCCTGAGCCGAAGAGGCATTTCCTCCCCTCCACTGGGCAAACGAAGTGAACCTCCTGGAGACGCAGGCCCGGAGCTAGGCGaggcccttccccacctccagtgGCCGCCCAGCGTGGCCTTTGTGCCGCCTTCCCCGCCTCCGCGGCGCGCACAATGGTGCAGCCGCTCCGGAAGGCGGGCGGCCCGGGGCGTCCCCAGCCCCGCGCCCGGCGGCGAGGGCCAGCAGCCTGGAGGCCTTGGTGCGGCCCCTGTTGTCCCCTGCGCGCCCGTCACGGGGTGGGGCGGCGGTTTGCTGTCCTGCCAGCTCGCCCCTTCCCGCGGCAGGCCCCCCGGGAGCCGCAGCCTGAACCCGAGCGCCGCCGCCggccgctcccctcccccactcccctgcctctgcgctggcgggggaggggcgccGGTCTCCGATAGAGCCGCTATTGTGGCCTTCCCGCGGAGGCTGGGAACCCAGCCGAGTGCGCACCGccggcggtggcggtggcggtggcgggggAGGAGGCGGCTGTGTGTGCAAACCTCGGGGACGGaggggaaataaataaaactttgcaACCTCGGGCGGTTGGGCCCTTCAGAGGGCGTTCGGTTGTGTTTAGACTCTGGTGCTTCCTAACACTAATTGCAGGCTCAAAGGGAGCAGAATTTATGGCGAAGGCCACGGCAGCTTGTTTATAATTTATGAAGTTTTAAATGGCTGTGTCGCAGGGCCCACTCTCGCCCTGGCCGGTGCCCGCGCGGAAAGCGCCTTCCCCAGACTCCCCACCCACGCGACTTAGTGTGGCCGGTCCCGAGTCATTCTCAGAAGCTTCGGGGAAGCTTTCTCCAAGAATGAGAGGGAGCCGCCGATTTGTCCCAAGAGAACTCCTCCACCCCACAGGAGAAGGTGCCTCCGGGAGGGAGCCCCTAACCCCGCACTTCGAGTCTTAGTGTGAGAGGAAGCTGATGTCAGCCCGGCTAGACACCGTTTAAAGTCTAATCCATGAAACCCTAAGCCGCAGATGACACTTGGGGCCTTGCAGACACCCGCAGACTCAGCAGATACTCCTGCGGTAACAGACCGCACTGGAAAACGCCTGGAGCCATGAtgcattatgtatttttattacttaCGGTcggaagaagagaggagggaaaacCGGGCTGAATCTAAACAGCCTGACAATTCATCTATTTACTATTTAGCCAGTTAAGAAAGATTGTTATCCCTGCAAAGCAGTAAGCTCTTCTTTGATTTccctaataattttaaaaataatttcttgcaAGACAATTAGAAATCCTGCCTAGGGACGCAAATTTCATAGAAAACAATTTTAAGCCTTGAAAGTGGGTAAACTATCCCTTCGGTTGAAGCCACTTATTCTTGCTGATAACTGCTACAACATGTATATTTTAAACCTGCTCAGAAAAGGTGAAATTTAGCAAAAGGATAATCCACTCCCGCCCCCAATCTaacctgccattttttaaaaaacggcaCAAAAGAACAAGGAAACtaaatgtttttttaagccaTCATTATTTAGCGAAACACAAACATCCAAATGGAAACGGTTGTTGTTCCACCAGAAGATTAGAAGTTAAATTATTTCCACACAATAGGAATTTCACCTCGTGTCACCAGGGATGTAGTAGGAGTTGCATTATTTGTCAAACCAAATAGAGATGTGTGGGCCGACTTTgctgaaatacaaagaattgaaCCTTATCCGAAGGCGTTTTCCAAGTGCCTCCTCCCAGAGAAGTGGGTGGAAGTTGTCCACCCCTAGCTAAAGCCACGCTATTATTTACAAAATGGTGATAAATCCTCGGAGACATTTTTTGCCCATTTCGTACAAAGGAACAGGAGAAAACAAGGTGTTTATACTTATGTTCCGTTAATGAAACTTTTATTACTTTACATCATGGGGAATGCGTGTTTCCTTTAGAAATGAACCGCCAACCGCTATAAAGGAAAAAGTCCTGACAGCACTTCCTAGAGACAAGGCTGAGGTGCCGTGGTCTCCAAACGATCATTTCTCTTTCCGCACCTTAGCCTTTTCGCAGCTCAGTTCTTCTTAGGACTTCTCATGTATCTTTTCTTTTGATTGTCAGTTTTCTTTCaaagttcttttttattacttaacACAGAAAAGTGAGGTCTGGCCTCCCCAATGTAAATGCAATCTAAGAAAAGTGGATTTGTGTCTAGAAAGACGGGTAGAAATCGCAAAGCAGGCACGGTACAAAGCTCTACACAAATCACCCGCCTGCAACATTTCTAGGTTTGCATCCTTAGATTCTTCCCCCTCATGTCAGGAGCTGGGTTGTAATCAAGTATCCCAGAACCAATGTGTGCACTGGAtcccaaatacatgaaaaaacgTATTTCGAAGGTTCCGCCTATTGGGGGGTCTTCCATTGAGATTGTGGGGGAAATAAAGGCAGCGATCTACTTGCAAGGGAGTGTGATTAACACAGATACTCTTCCAACTGAGAAATTCTTTAttctaaatatttgttcaaatagTACCAGAcaatttgaaatcaataaactgtGTCGAGTTGGAGGGCTGTGGCTGTTTGAGAAATGAGTAACGGGTGTCGTCTGACTCTACCCATGAAGGACAATTTGCGGTCTTAATCCTTTACATCAACTACAAACACCAGCCACGGTTACAACTGTTCAAAACTACTCTCTCAGCTAGTTCAGACCAAAGGGACTAAAGAGATGAAATGTGGCCCCCGAGGCCTGGGAGCGCGTTCCTAAGCTGGCTGGAGAATTCTACAAGTATACACATAAATACATTAAGACGAGGATAAATAATCAGAGAAACGAAATGACTCGCttcaaataataaatacagaTTGTTGAGTCCGATTCAATCCTTACAGGACGGGAAGGAGCATATAAATTAAGGTCTCCGCAACTCGGCTAGCCACGGGCCAGGCCCAGAGCTCTCTCTCCAGGCTCTGGTCCTTCTGCCGAGCGCGCTGCCGGCGAATCTCAGACTTACCTTCGGGACATCCTTACCAGACTAGAGCCCCTGGGTCCGCAGTATTTGGCACTGTCAGGCTTAGAGGAGAATCCTTGCGGTTGATTTATGGCGAATCACCCGAAGGAGGACGCGCCTGGAGGGGAGGCCCGGTCGCCTGCGCTTCGGGCCGCTGTTGGCCCGAAACCGGGGAGGCAGCGACCAGGACAGGGCGAGGGAGGGTCACCAGCTGCCCGcgggccccgcccgccgcccccgccacCAAAGCCAAAGAGGTAATTGCGCCAGGAGTTCGGGCCGCGGGCGGCCGCTACAGATGCGTCAGTTTGGGGGCCTCGGGCAGGCGTCCCTGAGAGGAGTGGTGGGCCGAGAGATCTGTGTAGGTGGGATGAGGGTCGCACGGTCCGTGGTGGTGGTTGCCGGGAATCTGCGCGGCGCAACTGTAGTCCACGCTGGCGGAAGACGGATGCGAGAGGTGGCCCAGGTTGAAGACCGGCCCGGACGCGGGTGCCATGGAGTCGACGAAGTTACCGCCCACGTACACGGGGCTCCCCTGCAGGTTGGCGCTGGCGAAGCCGCCGCCGTTGCTGGCCATGGGGTGGGGCTCGAACTCCGGCGCCGGGTACCGCTTCTGCTGCGGGAGGCAGCTGCTGAGCGGCGCCGTGTAGGCGGCCAGGCCGTACATGTTGGGCTGAGACTTCGCGAAAGCGGGAGGCGAGGGCGCGTCGTAGGCCAGGCCGGGCACCGGCGGCAGCTGGCCCGAGTAGGCCACGTGGCCCGCCGAGCCCCCGAGCGGCGGGCTGCGCTCCGGGGACTGGCCCGCTGGCGAGTGCAGGATGCCCTTGGCCTTCTGGTCCTTCTTGTACTTCATGCGCCGGTTCTGGAACCAGATCTTGATTTGGCGCTCGGTGAGGTTCAGCAGGTTGGCCATCTCCACGCGGCGTGGCCGGCACAAGTAGCGGTTGAAGTGGAATTCCTTCTCCAACTCCACCAGCTGTGCACTCGTGTACGCGGTGCGCACCCGCTTGGACGCTGGGCCCGGCGGGCTCTTGTCCTCGCAGCTCTCTcctgggcagggaaggagagagggggggacgctgagagggagaggtgggggcacCCAGGGCTGCGAAGAAGTGCTTCCCTggttccctccccttccccccactttaATCCTGGCTGGATTGGGGAGGGGCGTTGGAGAGGTGAGACTCTAAGGAGGAACTCACTGCCCCTGGCCTACCAATCAGTCGCACCTGAAACACCCATCTGCCGTCTGAGGTTTgattccctctgcccagcccctccccgccagcctagTCCATCATCCGGTCCCAAAGGCCTTGGAGGAGTTTAATGGGAGACTAGTAGCAGCTGGCAAGGCCTCCCCTCTGCCAAAGAGGGGCCAGACTTCTTTGAACACTACCCTCTGctaaggggtgtgggggagggaacagccccagcctgccttgctCAGGGACTGGCTCTTGGGCAAAGCACCCAGGAAGCATCAACTGAGGGTGGAGATCTTAGCACCTCACTCCAGCCCAGCCGCACCCAAATGCAGGGAGGTgataaaccataaaaatactgcCCCAGGTTTTAGGGGACCCAACACCAGGCTGGGAGCATTTTTAGTATGGCAGTGCTAGGACCAGCAGCCTCAACACTGTTTTCCACCACCCTGCCACCTCTCAGCAGCTTGTCCACTCCCTCACTGGGAAGACAAATGGATTtctcctgggagggagggcctTCTCAGGCAGCTGGGAAGGAGGGGCGGGAGAAGGAGCTTAGGGCTGGAAGATACTTTTCCCTCAGGAGCAGCAGTCCCAGAGAGCAGCAGGCAAACCAGAGACCTGGTGTGCTAACAAGCTCGCTGCATTCCCGGCTTCACACTGGCCCTGAATGGATAAGCAAGTTCATCTACCCTGAAGATAAGCCACATCAGAGAACACAAGGCCAAACAATTTCAGGAACCAAACCAgctgagaagagagaggaagcaagccTCAGAGCTCCTGTCCCTGCCCATCTTCTTCCACGCACCCTGATGGGCCTGCAGAAGAGCTTCTCTACTTGAGGGTCTCCCTTTCCAGGGAGAGGAACACAACCAACCGGAGGCTACTCCTGTTTCCGAGCATAtcctcttgggggtggggggtggggggtctggccTGTGGGCCTAGCTGTATAAGGCCCACGAaattgaaatcatttggtctggccctgccaaggcatgtggggtgagttaattaaatgtttgaccaaatatagcaggctaatttttaagttgataattttgtatggcctgagaatgatgttataaatatacaaatggtgCTTAGCAGaaaaagggttccccacccctgccctaggataTGCTCCTCCCTATATTATAGATTTGCTGGGATGGGGAGAATTGGTCAGAGGGGGGCCAAATAGATCCCTTGGTTATGCCTTGGAGGCCCTGGTTAGATTCAAGTGCACCACTTTGTTATTTTatggtcttgggcaagtcacttatcATCTCTAATagtttccttacctataaaatgggaatattatcATATACCTGCCTCAGAGGgctctttgaaaaattaaataagataatgcttgtaaagcacttagcatgtTCTTAGCACTCCACAGACTTTAGTTCTTATTAATTTAAGAGACTGGGATTCATGTGATAGGGACTACAGAACATCCTTAACCAAGTTTTGAAGGGCTATTGGATGGAAAAACAGAGCTGAATGATGGCCAGCAGCCTAGGGAAGCAGATATTAGGTCAGTATAAAGAGCGTCTATTAATAACTATGAGACTTGCCCAGCCATGCCCCCAACAGCCTGGAATGGAAGGGAGCCCCTGTCACTGTAAGGGTATAACCCCCAATCAGGGACACTATAAAGAAGGGACATTTCTGTGTCAGTAGGAGGTTAGACATATGGCCTCCAAGGTTGCACCTCTAGCCCTGAGTCTCTTGGTTCCTAGGAGAGCTAGCTTCTTGGGGTCAGTGTGGAGGGGATGTAGCCCAGGGGTAAGCTCCCTTGAAGAGCTACCTGCGGTGGTACAGCTGTTCTTCTGCTTGGAGTTCTGTCGGGACTCTTTCATCCAAGGGAAGATCTGCTTGCTGATGGTGGCTGAAGACCCAGAAGCATTGGGCCCACCCTTGACCTTCTTGGCAGGCACTCCACCTCCAGAATTGGTGGGCGAGGAAGGTGGCAGGGttggtggtggaggagggggcTGTGGTGGCTGCTGCTCTGTGTTCAGACCAGGAGGCTGGCTGCTACCCCCACCCTGGCTGTTCCCAGTGCCAGGCCGCATGCAGCTGCCATTGAGTTCAGCCGCCTTGTGGGCTGGCGCTCGCAGAGGTGCAGAGCTCTGGATGGAGCAGGCAGAACCTGGGTATTCAGTGTCCAGAGAGTTGGCAGCAGTAGGGGGTGGAAAAGGCTGATGGGGGGCACTGTAGCCATATGTGTCAGTGGCTTTGCTGTAGCCATAGCctccaaagagtcctgggttttcATAGTAAGCAGCCTTCTGCATCGTGCACTCAGGAAGCTCCAGGGCCTGCTGACCCTGCTCAAATAACATTGACCACCACTGTCTCCTTCACTGCCACCTCCGATGTCTGCCAAGTCCTGAGAGAGCTGGGGCAGCCCCAGGTTCCAGGTGACCTGCAGAGAAGAAAAGTGAGAGGCCCAGCAGCTCTGTCATTGGCAAGACCAATCAATGTAGAGGTACTAGTTTAGGCTCTCTGCTTCTCACCCACTTAAAAGTGGGGGGTTGGGAATTTTATGAAGCTCAACTTATATGAACCCTTGGAAAAGTTAGAGAAGGAATTTCTCATAAACATATGAAATGATTCCTTCTCTCTAGCTACGTCTAAGGGAAGgggcttttcattctttttctttttctttttcagatacaACTTTCCTCCTCCAAAGAGTATCAATTTAGCATTTGAAACTGCATGGAAAAGCACTTGTGGCCTCATAGATTTTAATAGCTGATTCTCCCACTTGACTTTGAGCTTCTTGTAGGCAGGGACTGTatcttattcatatatatatatatatatatatatatatataatctagcCCAGTGCCCCACATGTAGTAAGTGCAATAAAGGCTTGTtgaatgactgactgaatgaatcaATCAACCACAGAGCCATCTCAGGGTTTTGATGGGCAAAAGAAAGCCATATAACAGAGCTCTCAAAAAAAGTATCTCTCCCACCTGGTTTCAAAATCACAGCATCCTTCATGAAGACCCAGATAGTCCACTTTCTGGTGACAGGATGAAAATCAGCCCAGTTAGCTCTGTGGTCAGCCCTGTGAAATCCACTaggaaataaaaaccaagaaGAGGACTTAAAGACTCCCAGACTTATTTTTAGGctagaaaatgtttcttttttttttttcatctacatTTTTTTTAGACTCTTAACTTGGCTTTCTGCTACTTTTAAATGGATACCACTGAAAATGGGTGAAGAGATTTAGAATTTGAAATGCATGGAGCACAGGTGAATAGTACATGCTTTAtattattactatcatttttATCGTGCATCTATTGTATAGATATTATTATAGACCTCTGCTCTGGATCATCCATtctaccaccaccacccaacTCACAACCAGTGAGAGAGCCTCTTTTGGCATGATGAATGGACCCAGAATtagaagggggggaaaaaactaagaaaaattcTACCCCTTTTGTGTCTTCTGACTCTTGATGGGGGTTTCCCTTCTCTCCCATCCACCCCTTCTCCTGAAAGGCTCCTAAGGAGTTAAAGTATAACTAATACCATTCAACCACTTTTGTCTGCTCCATAAAGGAAACTCATAGGTCAGCTCCCTAGTCTTACTTCTTGATCTCTTCTTTCAGGCAACTTTCCTACCCCACAACTCCCTGGCTTACATCATGGTCACCATGATGGATCATATTACCTAGACAACTCATGTGGCCTACTTACTAGTACCAAAATTGCTCCTCTGGTCATTCATCTCCCCTCCACTTTCACCAAAGAGCtagcctgattttttaaaaaatattcataccCTTCATTTGGTAGTATTATTgcccatttttgttttaaaatataagtgaatATACCATTCGTCTTGATAAAAGACAGGCCCTTCTCAATGGGATAATAGAATACTAGGATGTTATGTCTTAGGAATTGtttctattattgttattaaatgTATGTAATTAGGATATCTATCCAACAAAGATGGTCTTAATCTTTCTTTCAGTTCATTTCCTATATTATCCTCTGACTCTTAAAGTTACTGAATACCAAGTAGACAGCTACCTCCTCATCCTGTGACTAGTATTTACATGTGTATACTCCCAGGCAAAAGTGCCAGGTACTCTGGGTTTCCTTAAGTTTTGGTACTTTCCTGGGATCCTGCTTCCAGTCTTAAACTTTGGGCCCTCTGGATGTCAAAATGGTCACATTTGACACTGAGACCACCAGAATCACTGCTGCTTCTGTCCTTCCACTTACAACTGTGGAAGCAAAACATCCCCCTCTTGCCTCCTACGTTGACCAAGTTTATCTTGCTAGGTGGACCAGTCATACTAAACCGCGTCTTTGAGAACTGACCAGGTCTTTGAAACAGATggctttacatatatatatttgctccTATGGCATATTCCTAGAAAACACTGTGTACAGACGTCAAAAGTGCAAACACTGGGCAGCTCCGTGAGTAACCACAGGGTCTGTTCTCTGTTTTCATTATATTAAGGAATTTCAAGGCCCACACAATGATGATTGGCCACCCTAAGGCCCATTTCCCCCAGAAGCTAGGGCAGTAGGCTTCTCATAAATGGGAAGGACttacccctcccaccaccaccaccaaaaattATGTAGTGCCCTCCTAAAACAGAACCTGAGAATATTGTTacaaaactgttaaaaaaaagaaaaaagaaaagaaagaaaaaaaaagcttatttCTTTCCAGAAATCCCTGCTCCTTGTGAACTCTGCTTGAACCTAAAAAGCAGGAATGGGTCATAAATCACTTGGACAATGGTCAACTGTTCAGTGGCTCATCTTTTCGatcaccccccccctttttttttctttaaggctTTCTTTTCTCGCCCTTTGGTATCTCTGCTCATTTGGGCTCCGGGACCCAAATGCCTTGGGGTGAAGACAAGCCCTGTAGGGGGAGGGGCAGTCTTCCAAGTCCTCAGCTGCCCTTTCCTCTCACTCCTCCTCCCCTTCAGCTCCAGGACCAGGGAACCAGGCCGGGCAGCCTCCCCAGAACCCTGCCTGCGCCATCCTCGGCCCCTCCGGGGAAAGGAGCGCCAAATGGGGGTCTGGCTTGTCCTTTCTCGAGGTCCCAGGGAATTGCCCAACTTAGTCCAGAGGCCCAACCACAGGCGGGGCTCCCGGGTCCCCAGCGGGAAGGACAGCAGCCTCTGAGCGCCCACCACCGCTCCCCCAGGCCGGGCTGCTTTGTCCCGCCGCGCCCACCGCGCCTCCGAAACAGCTGAATCCAGATACTTGCTCACTGCACTTAATTCTGCCCGAGATCAATACCTAATATGATACCGAATAAATAAAAGGCGCTCACAGCGGCCAGGGGACGGGGTTATTAAGCAGCTGGAGCTCTCACGGTGCATATCAATGCACCTGTCATTGTGGTTTGTAACAAAATTTATGACTGCGAGCGCGGCGGCAGTAAACGCTTCAgtaagggaagaaaagaaaaacacttccCCAGGCCCGGCACTTTTCAGAAGTGGAAAACAGTCTCCGCGTAGGAGGAAGCGCAGCAAAAGAATGCCCTACTCCGCACTTTTCCCGGCCCGCGCCCGGAGCAGGGCGATTATATAAAGTGGCCGGTGCCGCCTCTCGGAGCAGCTCTGCCGGGCGGCCAGACGCGGGCGGGGAAGCGCGCAGCCTCTCCGGGCGAAGACCTGCTGCCCGCCGCGGCCCGGGACGCCAGGAGCCTCGCGGACCGGACCGCGCGGAGGCCGGCCGGGCGCTGGCGGGCCCACGGCGGCCCAGGAAAGGCCGAGGGGcttgggaagggagggggcggccGTCTCTGGGCTGTGGCTAGCGCTCAGCGGTCGTAAATCACGGATGGGTAGAGTGGGTCCGTGAAGTTGAAAGAGAAAGGGGAGGTGATGGTGTGCTGGTTGCTTTTGTTAGTCTCAATTTTTTCTAGGTTCGAGTTGCGTCTCCTCTCCCTGTTTTGCCTAAACCAGGGCCTTGGGAGCCCACAGATCTCGTTCTGGCAGACAGGACTCTTGCTGGGTATCCCCGTAATTCACTGGAACTGAGCGATGATTCTTCCTTCCTGTGGGCCTTGCTACTTCGGGATTTTGTAGctactccttttcaggtttgccGGGGAGGGGATATATTTACCACAAAGCTTTCTGTCCAAGTTCTCCTGATCTCTCAGCCCGAGCCTCTTCTGACCTACGGGGAGCCCTGGATGGACCTTCTAAATCACTCTTATTTAGCCCAGATAACTTGGCATGTAATACACCCTGCATTTAAGGCACTGGGCTCACCCCATTAAAGCGCCATAAATATGAAGGCCGATGATCCGTTATCATGTAACGGGCTGCAGT from the Myotis daubentonii chromosome 7, mMyoDau2.1, whole genome shotgun sequence genome contains:
- the HOXD3 gene encoding homeobox protein Hox-D3: MLFEQGQQALELPECTMQKAAYYENPGLFGGYGYSKATDTYGYSAPHQPFPPPTAANSLDTEYPGSACSIQSSAPLRAPAHKAAELNGSCMRPGTGNSQGGGSSQPPGLNTEQQPPQPPPPPPTLPPSSPTNSGGGVPAKKVKGGPNASGSSATISKQIFPWMKESRQNSKQKNSCTTAGESCEDKSPPGPASKRVRTAYTSAQLVELEKEFHFNRYLCRPRRVEMANLLNLTERQIKIWFQNRRMKYKKDQKAKGILHSPAGQSPERSPPLGGSAGHVAYSGQLPPVPGLAYDAPSPPAFAKSQPNMYGLAAYTAPLSSCLPQQKRYPAPEFEPHPMASNGGGFASANLQGSPVYVGGNFVDSMAPASGPVFNLGHLSHPSSASVDYSCAAQIPGNHHHGPCDPHPTYTDLSAHHSSQGRLPEAPKLTHL